The window AATAATACGTTCTGGCTTAACTGTCTGTAATGCTATGCTTTCTATGACTAAATGTACATCAAAGATCCTCTGACCATATGTAGTCAATGATATACCTAAAGATACGTTTGATTGATCAATCATAGGTTCATTACAAAAATGAACACTTTCTTCAAACTTTCTCTTTAGGCTGTCTCTTTTTATAAAAGCTTCAATATTTAACATATAATCAAAAGCATTTAAAATTTTTCTGATTTTTTTATACATATTGTTAATCATTATTCTCAATCTATAATTTCACGATGAAAAGTTTAGTTTACTAATCTACAAAGTAGCCTACATTAATGTTATTATGTGAATCATGCGTAAAGTTATTATTATGATTGTATATATACAATTTAACTCCAAAAGATTTAGCTAAAGCCAAAGTTCTTTCTGAAATCTTTTCAGCATTAACCGAATAATTAGATATCCCATTCAAACAGCTATATTTAATATCTTCATCTAGGGTAGCATGACTATCTCTCCATAATTTCAAAGGGAAATCATATGTTTCATAGATACTGTCAATATTTAATTTATTTACTTGTGGAATGAAACGATTGATAACTTCGCTATTATCGGAAGTCATATCTACTAACTTATTCAAAATAAAATAATCTGATTTATAAGCGGAGAAACGTTTTAATAAAAAAGATAAAAAATTATCGTCATAAGCTCTAGAGCTTTTTGAATATGAATTATAAACTTCTTTTAATATTCTCTCGCGTATTGATAGTTGTAGTTCTCGAGATTTAATATCTAAAATAAAATATACATCTGTATATTCTTTAGCTATATTGAACAAATCTAAAATTGATAATACTGAATATTTGTCATCATACTTAAAAGATTCAAAATAAGAATTATTAAGTTCCATAACTTCATCATGTTCAAGCCATTTAGAACCATGATAATCATTAATATCATGAAATAATATAATTTCTTTATCTTTAGTTAACTGTAAATCCACTTCAAAGTATCTATAACCTAGCTTATATTGTTTTAAAAAGGCTTCATAGCTATTAGTATAAACTAACCCTCCAATTTCACCCATTGCATGTGCAATTTTATTCCCAAAGTATTTATTATTTGTAATGTTAGATATGTAAATTTTATAAGTTTTTCTTTTCCATTTTCTTTTTAAATTTATAGTTAACACTACTCTTTGATCTTTCTTTGCGGAAAATTTAAAATATTCAAAATCGTTGACAAATATCGATTCCTCTAAAATATTTTTTTTACTTTTCAAATCTTTTACTTCAATATCAACCTGAGTACACATTTTCTTTGTAAAAACAAACTCAAAATTATTTTTATAATATTTTTCGACTGAAATGTTACATCGTCTATAATAAATATTATGAACAAAAAGGAAAAACAGATCGAACACTTCTCTTACATACTTTTTGATGTTCATTAATTTCCCTGTTTATATTAAATAACACTTAGTTGTTTAAGAGAAAATCATAATGTTCAATTCTTTTCTTCAACGCTATTTGTATACTTATTAATAAGCAGCTTTTTTATATACGAACTAGTGTTATCAGTCTGATAATAGTTCAGCATATTATTAACACCAGACCTTAATTTTGAATATTTATCATATTCAAAATTAGACTTTATCGAATCTAAGAATTCTTCTTGATTATATACTTTATCACCAACCATCAAATTATCGTAATCATCATAAAGGAAACCACGCTTTTCTCTGTATTCCTCTAAATCATACGGTATAAATATTGATGGCCGATCTAATAATAAGTAATCAAAATATATAGAAGAGTAATCAGTTATAAGAAGATCAACCTCACCTAAAATATCATTCACATCCACACATTCATTAGAATCAAAACTTATTATTCTATCTGAAATACAATCAGTCTTAAATTTTTCATTTACGTGACTTCTAACTAAAAGTACAGCATCTAACTTATCTAAAAGTTTTTCTAATTGATTGTATTCAAAATTCTCAAATGGAAATAATACGACCGAAGTCCAATCTCGAAATGTTGGAGCATATAAAATCACTCTCTTTGCTTTGTACTTACTATGAAGTTCATTTGGACAACTTGACTTGATTAAACAATCATTTCTTGGATATCCAATTTCTAGTAACTTATTTTCAGGTAGACCAAAGCACCTAACTAAGCTTGAACTAACCATATTTGAAGGTGACAGAAAGTAACTTATTTTTTTTATATGTTTATGCACTTCATTTAAATTGTTTGCATTATTTTCATCACATAAACCAAGTTTTTTAAGTGGTGTTCCATGCCATGTTTGAATAAATATCTTCCGACTTGAAAAATCATAATAAAAATCACTCAAACCATGTGTTCCAATTACAACTCGAGATCTTAAAAAATACCAAACACCTCTTAATGATTTAATATCAATATAATTAATATCATTATTAAAACTCTTAACTGTATATTTAATAATGAAATTTTCATCATTTATAAAGTCGTTATACAAAGCTTTTGAATTTCCAGAGAAAACATTCCTTGAATTAGATGAAAATAATATTTGATGATTATTTTTTGGGATTATAATATCTAACAACCAAACCATTTTGAATATCAACAAACGAATATATTTTTTAAATTCCATTTAAAACCTTATTGTAAATATTTGCATCGAAATTAATTTTTCACATGACCAAACTTAACCTTAAAAAGGTTAAATAATTTAAAAGCATCAGAGCGATTGATAATAAACAGATCACTTATCTTCACTTTAGTATAATATCTATACATTAAGCACCGAAGAATACAATTAAGTACATAAGCAATTGAAGTGGAAATAGCTGCACCAGAAATCCCATATAATGGAATCAGTATTATATTACCAATAATATTAACAATAACAATTATAATCGATGTATACATATTTAACTCAGGCCTACCTCTTGAAGCCAAATCATTTGCTAATACTCTTGCTACAGTCATAAAGACGACACCAGGTAGTAAATATAATAATGGCTCTATTGCAGGGGAGAATTCTTCACCAAAGAGAAGTATTATTACTGGCTTTGAAATAATAGCTACAAAAGTAGAGAGAAAAATAGTTATATAAAAGACTATTTTAGATAGAGCTAAAACAATTTCCTTTTTTGTATTTTCTTCATCAGAAAGCTCTGACAATTTTGGTAGCAGTACTGTACTTAGAGCTTGAGACACAATCCATATTTTTTCACTTAATTGTACCGATATAATATAGAAACCTACAGAAGTCGGATTAAGTAGCATATTAACAAAATATATATCAGCTTTATTATTTAAAAAAGCGACAATATTACTTAAATGAGCCTTTATACCATATTTAAGTGAGTCTTTAATGTATCCATCCCTAGTTATTTCCTTTTCGTCATTTTTTATTTGTAAAATATGAAAAAACGAAACACACAAAGATAATAACGAGGAAATGATCAAACTAGAAATCAAATATATAATTTCATTTTCATCAATTAAAGTTAAAAATGAAACTAATAACAACATTGACAAGGGTTGTATAATTAGAATAATGTTGAATATCTTAAAGTTTTGAATTGCTTGAAATATACTATTAAAAAAGCTGTTTAATAAAGTTAAAGGGAAAACAATAAGCGCTATATAGAGTAACCATACATCAACGTTTGGGAATAAATTATCACTCGCGAATGTAATCAATAAAAAACCAATCAACAAACCGATTATAGATAAAGCACATGCTATTTTATATAAGTTTGATATAACAATTTCAACCTTATACTTTTTTGAACCTATAAAATAAACATTAGAGGCGGTTATTCCCATATTTAGAAGATTTGTTAATGTAATTGGTAATAAGGTAATAATCGTATAACTACCACTACCAGCAGGCCCATATGTTCTTGATATTATCATTATTATTATTAACTGAACAATACCTGTAATTATCTGACGTCCAGCAGTTTTTATAAAACCTTGTAATATTTGATTTAAATCTTTTCTCATGACACAATCATACTTTTATATTAAAACTAGAAAATAACCACTGAAATAATAATAACGTTCAACAAATAGCTCTATAACGAAAATAGTATATATAATATCATTTAGTAGAAAAGCTAAGAATTAAGTGAGAATTTCGAATGCATGTCAAAATTCATGCTAACTTTCACATTAAGATAATTTATATCTTACATCATAACCTAATTAGTGGTGCAGTAGGTACCCAACGTACTAAGATCCAAAACTTGAAAGTGTAGATTTTATCAAAGAACTTGAAATATTTTCAGTTCTTTTTAAATATACCACATTACAACAGTCTTTTAGTTCATCAAATTTACCTTCCCAATCATCACCAATAGCAAAAACTGAAACACCATACTCTTTTATATCTGAAACTTTCTGTTCCCATCCTTCTTCTGGAATAACTTTATCAACATACTGACAAGAACTTACAATTTCAGCACGATCATGATAATTATAAAATGCTACTTTTCCTTTTCTAGCATTAAACTCATCAGTAGAAACACCAACAATTAGTTTATCTCCAAGGCTTTTTAACCTTTTCAGCAACCTAACATGACCAACATGAAACAAGTCAAATGTCCCATAAGTAATAATTATTTTCATCTTATCTCCTGAGTAATTACCCACACAATAAGCATGGGTAATATTGTGTATTTTTTAATCAACGTTTTTATTCATAGCTATAATTATAATATCCATAACTATTACCTGCTTTCTTTATAACCGCATTCAAAATAAAGCCTTTCACTTGAATTCCATTTTGTTCAAATCTTTGCTTGGCTACTTCTATCTCTTTTGCCGTATTCTGACCAAAGCGACCAACAAGCAAGGTAGTTCCCGCATGAGATCCAACTATTGCTGAATCTGTAACAGCAAGAATTGGAGGGGTATCAATAAGAACAATATCATAATTTTCCGAAGCCCAATCCAATAGAACCTTAAACCTTGGGTGCATCAATAACTCAGATGGGTTAGGTGGAGTATCACCTCTCGCAATAAAATCTAAATTTTCAACGCCAGTTGCTTTTACTATATTATCGATATTTACTTGATCACTTAAATAACCGGATAAACCAGGTTTGCTAGTTACGCCCATCTGACGTTCCATGCGTCCCTTTCTCATATCAGCATCGATAACGATTATTTTAGATCCTGATTTCGCTATAACAGAAGCCATATTAGCTGATACAAAAGACTTCCCGATACTTGGGCTTGGTCCCGATATCATTAAAATATTATTTTTAGCTTCCATCATTGCAAAATGTAAACTTGTACGCAGGCTTCTTATCGCTTCAATCGATAAATCAGCTGGGTTTACAACTGCAAGTAATGTTTTATCTATTTTTAAATTTTTTGATTTAGATTGTTCTTTATCTATCTTTATTTGCCAATCGGACATAGGAATACTTGCATATACAGGTATTCCTAGCTTTTCAATTTCATCAGGATTTTCTACCCCCTTATTCAAGGATGATTTTAATAATGTATAGAAAACCCCAATAATCAAGCCTAACAATGTTGATATTATAACTATCAAAGATTTAACTGGTTTTACTGCTCTAGCAGTTGATTTTGCAGAATCAATTATTCGAACATTACCAACAGTACTAGCTTTAACTATGTTAAATTCTTGAACTTTATTTAAAAGTTGCACATACATCTGTTGATTTACATTTACATCTCTTGTTAACCGCAAAACTTCTCTTTGAGTTATTGGTAATTTTTTTATTTGTTTTTCTAGTTCTACTTGCTTATCATTTAGGACTTTTCGTTTATCAAGAAGAGATATATAAACTGGATGTTCTTTTGTATATTTTTGAGCAATCTCACTTTCTTTAAATGTCAGTTGATTTAATTGCTTTTCTAAATTCACAAATGCATCAAGAGTAGCTTTAGCTTCTAAGTTTAGATCAATAGAATCATTTTCTTGCTGGTAATTATTTAACTTATTTTCTGAGATTACCAAATCTTTTTTAATGCTTGGTAAATGCTCTTTTAAAAAAACCAAACTATTTTCAGCTTCAGCCGAACTTCTCTCTACGTTTTGTAATAGATAATCATGATTAATGCTATTTAAAATGCTTTCATTTTGATTTTTATTACTACCAATAAATGTAAGCTGCATAATACCTGAAGTTCTACCTAACTCTTCTATACTTAGCTTACTATTCAACCATTGAATTGCTTCTAATTTACTTCGTTTCGAAACTCTAAATGATGCCCCACTTTCAGCATTAATACTTCGAATAAAAATATTAATACCATTTTTTGATACAGCTCTCCCTGTAATACCTTGTAATATTTCTTTCTCATTTTCGTCGAAAATTACATATAAACCTTTATCAGAATCTAAAACCTTTAATATATAATTAGTTAGATGGCTATTATTAATTTCAAATCGAACTATATCAATATTCAATTCGTCGCCACTTAATCTTTGTAATCCTTTACCTATAACTGGAGTAAGTACAGGTTCAGATACTGTTGTTAAGTTCATCTTATCAACAGTCTTTCCAAGTATCATTCTTGATTTAATTAGTTCCATTTCAGTTGAGGAAGATGATTCACTACTAAAAAGCTCTCCCATTTCACCAAGTACTGGAACACCACTACTTTTTTTCTCAACTTGAATTAGTGAGTCGGCTTTATATATTGGCGTTGAAAAAACTGCATATCCGACACCAATTATAGCAAATATAAAAGTGATAATAATTATAGTCCATCGACTATCTATTAGTGTTCCAAAAAGTTTGGTTAAATCTATTTCATCCGTTTTATTTTGCATTACGCTTGTGTTTTTTATGTTGCTCATAAATGTTTTTCAACTATATTATAATAATGAAAACGCTTAAATTACTAATGCAGGAGTTTTCAAATATTAACTAAACCACTCCACAATACCCTAGGCTCTAAGCCTTATAGTGTGGCTTTATAACTTTCTTGCCCAAGCTTTTGCAGCCTCATCAATTAAACAATATACATATTCAAAAGCTTCTTGACTTTGTCGATAAGGATCAGGGATATCTTTTTGACCAACCCATTGTCCAAATAACATTGTTTTGCCACGTGCTTCTGGCGCTATCTTTGAGACAGCCTCGATATGAGCTTTTTCCATTACTAGAATAAGCTCATACTCTAGGCATAATTCACTTGTTAACTGTTGTGCCACATGATGCTCAAGAGACACACCTTTGAGCTCAGCTACTCTGGTAGCCATTGAATCAGCAGGCTTACCAATGAGAGCTCCAACGCCTGCCGAAGCAATCTTTTTTTGAGGTAATAATTGCTTAAGTAAATATTCACCAGATGGTGACCGACAAATATTGCCTACGCATACAACGAGAATTTTATCAAACATCACTATCTCACCATCACCAATTGATATATTTTATTTTAAAAGAAATATCAAATCACAACTTAAGCCACGTTAGCTATTAATTATTGAAACTAACTCAATCCGTATAGGTTAACTGGTCTTCTCAGACCAGCATAAAACACGATAGCTACCAATTCCTTACACGCTGTACACCTTCCGTTAACTCATTGAATCCACTTATCGTAGGCATAATTTGCCTAATCACACGGTTCCAACGAGTTAGAGGTGCTGCGGTCACATACACGATATCATATGGTTCTAATGCAAATTCAGCACCAATGACCAAAGCAGATGCTTCTTGAATATTTAGCTGATAAATATCAGCAATAACCGGATCGTTCTCAACTGTTTTTTTCTTGCTACGAATCACAAAAACCCCCGTTGCATCGGCGGATAATTCATTAATCCCACCGACATTACTCAAAGCTTCCGTTAAGCTCATACCCGCACGATCAATTTTGAGCAATTTAGGTGTATTAACCTCACCCATGACAAATACTTTTTGTGCATCGTTACGAGGTACATGCACAATATCACCAGCTCGTAATAATCGATTTTGAGTTAAATCGCCGCGTTGCATTAAAGCATATAATGATAGATTTTCTTCTTCGCCATTGCGGGTTAAAGTTATGTTGCGCCAATCAGCATCGGCAGCTAAGCCACCAGCACGATTGATAGCATCAAGTAAAGTGAGTGGCACATTGGTAATCGGCTGTTGGCCTGGAGTATTAACCTCACCTGTCACATACGATTTTTGTGAGCGGAATGAAGCTACATTGACATCCACTTGTGGGCTTTCAATAAACTCAGCCAAGCGTTTAGCTACTTCAGTGCGAATTTCAG is drawn from Photobacterium profundum SS9 and contains these coding sequences:
- a CDS encoding glycerophosphodiester phosphodiesterase family protein, producing the protein MNIKKYVREVFDLFFLFVHNIYYRRCNISVEKYYKNNFEFVFTKKMCTQVDIEVKDLKSKKNILEESIFVNDFEYFKFSAKKDQRVVLTINLKRKWKRKTYKIYISNITNNKYFGNKIAHAMGEIGGLVYTNSYEAFLKQYKLGYRYFEVDLQLTKDKEIILFHDINDYHGSKWLEHDEVMELNNSYFESFKYDDKYSVLSILDLFNIAKEYTDVYFILDIKSRELQLSIRERILKEVYNSYSKSSRAYDDNFLSFLLKRFSAYKSDYFILNKLVDMTSDNSEVINRFIPQVNKLNIDSIYETYDFPLKLWRDSHATLDEDIKYSCLNGISNYSVNAEKISERTLALAKSFGVKLYIYNHNNNFTHDSHNNINVGYFVD
- a CDS encoding CDP-glycerol glycerophosphotransferase family protein is translated as MEFKKYIRLLIFKMVWLLDIIIPKNNHQILFSSNSRNVFSGNSKALYNDFINDENFIIKYTVKSFNNDINYIDIKSLRGVWYFLRSRVVIGTHGLSDFYYDFSSRKIFIQTWHGTPLKKLGLCDENNANNLNEVHKHIKKISYFLSPSNMVSSSLVRCFGLPENKLLEIGYPRNDCLIKSSCPNELHSKYKAKRVILYAPTFRDWTSVVLFPFENFEYNQLEKLLDKLDAVLLVRSHVNEKFKTDCISDRIISFDSNECVDVNDILGEVDLLITDYSSIYFDYLLLDRPSIFIPYDLEEYREKRGFLYDDYDNLMVGDKVYNQEEFLDSIKSNFEYDKYSKLRSGVNNMLNYYQTDNTSSYIKKLLINKYTNSVEEKN
- a CDS encoding lipopolysaccharide biosynthesis protein, with the translated sequence MRKDLNQILQGFIKTAGRQIITGIVQLIIIMIISRTYGPAGSGSYTIITLLPITLTNLLNMGITASNVYFIGSKKYKVEIVISNLYKIACALSIIGLLIGFLLITFASDNLFPNVDVWLLYIALIVFPLTLLNSFFNSIFQAIQNFKIFNIILIIQPLSMLLLVSFLTLIDENEIIYLISSLIISSLLSLCVSFFHILQIKNDEKEITRDGYIKDSLKYGIKAHLSNIVAFLNNKADIYFVNMLLNPTSVGFYIISVQLSEKIWIVSQALSTVLLPKLSELSDEENTKKEIVLALSKIVFYITIFLSTFVAIISKPVIILLFGEEFSPAIEPLLYLLPGVVFMTVARVLANDLASRGRPELNMYTSIIIVIVNIIGNIILIPLYGISGAAISTSIAYVLNCILRCLMYRYYTKVKISDLFIINRSDAFKLFNLFKVKFGHVKN
- a CDS encoding adenylyltransferase/cytidyltransferase family protein, whose amino-acid sequence is MKIIITYGTFDLFHVGHVRLLKRLKSLGDKLIVGVSTDEFNARKGKVAFYNYHDRAEIVSSCQYVDKVIPEEGWEQKVSDIKEYGVSVFAIGDDWEGKFDELKDCCNVVYLKRTENISSSLIKSTLSSFGS
- a CDS encoding polysaccharide biosynthesis tyrosine autokinase, giving the protein MSNIKNTSVMQNKTDEIDLTKLFGTLIDSRWTIIIITFIFAIIGVGYAVFSTPIYKADSLIQVEKKSSGVPVLGEMGELFSSESSSSTEMELIKSRMILGKTVDKMNLTTVSEPVLTPVIGKGLQRLSGDELNIDIVRFEINNSHLTNYILKVLDSDKGLYVIFDENEKEILQGITGRAVSKNGINIFIRSINAESGASFRVSKRSKLEAIQWLNSKLSIEELGRTSGIMQLTFIGSNKNQNESILNSINHDYLLQNVERSSAEAENSLVFLKEHLPSIKKDLVISENKLNNYQQENDSIDLNLEAKATLDAFVNLEKQLNQLTFKESEIAQKYTKEHPVYISLLDKRKVLNDKQVELEKQIKKLPITQREVLRLTRDVNVNQQMYVQLLNKVQEFNIVKASTVGNVRIIDSAKSTARAVKPVKSLIVIISTLLGLIIGVFYTLLKSSLNKGVENPDEIEKLGIPVYASIPMSDWQIKIDKEQSKSKNLKIDKTLLAVVNPADLSIEAIRSLRTSLHFAMMEAKNNILMISGPSPSIGKSFVSANMASVIAKSGSKIIVIDADMRKGRMERQMGVTSKPGLSGYLSDQVNIDNIVKATGVENLDFIARGDTPPNPSELLMHPRFKVLLDWASENYDIVLIDTPPILAVTDSAIVGSHAGTTLLVGRFGQNTAKEIEVAKQRFEQNGIQVKGFILNAVIKKAGNSYGYYNYSYE
- a CDS encoding protein-tyrosine-phosphatase (Wzb shows phosphatase activity towards the autophosphorylated Wzc protein, which induces colanic acid biosynthesis; catalyzes the phosphorylation of UDP-glucose dehydrogenase, an enzyme involved in colanic acid biosynthesis), whose amino-acid sequence is MFDKILVVCVGNICRSPSGEYLLKQLLPQKKIASAGVGALIGKPADSMATRVAELKGVSLEHHVAQQLTSELCLEYELILVMEKAHIEAVSKIAPEARGKTMLFGQWVGQKDIPDPYRQSQEAFEYVYCLIDEAAKAWARKL
- a CDS encoding polysaccharide export protein; protein product: MDFTKKLLAIVMASTMLVGCTVPGSHLTVDDKNIVSSGQSQDSDVSDQVNVYPLTANVVNQFKAPAIFSKTNPSLDAEIVRYQYRIGPGDILNITIWDHPELTIPAGSYRSSEESGNWVHADGTIFYPYIGLVKVEEKTVTEIRTEVAKRLAEFIESPQVDVNVASFRSQKSYVTGEVNTPGQQPITNVPLTLLDAINRAGGLAADADWRNITLTRNGEEENLSLYALMQRGDLTQNRLLRAGDIVHVPRNDAQKVFVMGEVNTPKLLKIDRAGMSLTEALSNVGGINELSADATGVFVIRSKKKTVENDPVIADIYQLNIQEASALVIGAEFALEPYDIVYVTAAPLTRWNRVIRQIMPTISGFNELTEGVQRVRNW